The sequence below is a genomic window from Dromaius novaehollandiae isolate bDroNov1 chromosome 7, bDroNov1.hap1, whole genome shotgun sequence.
AAAGAGcatatttatcagaaaaaaatcagtgtactTTTTGAATGCACTGATGTATTGGTGTTGTCAGAGCCATCCATCATCCAGTACCATCTCCATTTGCAATGAATATCTGACCCACAGTCGTCTCTGGGAGAGGTAAACCTATAAAACACTTTCAGCTCTCATCTTACAACATAATCATGCTCCGGgggagaaaatgtgttttttcctaaggaaaattCTGTTCCACAAGGATTAAAATGGGCTGAATGCTAGCAATCCTTTGACATGCTTAAATCTAAAGTGTTCAGAGCTGAAAGTGTTATGTAAAAGCATTTCTGTTGAGCTTTGTGCATTATGTTTACTGTTGGTGTTGATGTCGCCTCCTTTTTCCATCCCCCAAGAAGAAGAAGCAGTAGAGAGTCCGATGGCCGTGGAAGCGAAACCTGCTGCTCTTCCTGGGAAGCAACTGGGGAAAGAGCATGGGCTTGTTGAGCCTGCAGACCAGGCAAAGGGCCTCAGGGAGGGTCAGCCGGACTCTGGTTTGGAGGCCAAAGGGTGTCGCGAAGACAAAGTGCCAAGTGTGGCATCCAGCAGGGAGACCGTAACAGTTGTGGCGGAAACGCCCCCGAAAGACACATCCCCTTCCTTGGCTGAGGAAGGTGTGTCCTCCTTAGGATTGCATGTGTTTGCTGCCAGTAAATTCTCCTCCAGCTTTCTCCAGTGCTTTCCAAGGCTGCTTCATTTCCTGTTCTTCCCATTTATTAGTATGACTGCTCTTGTTATTATGCTTGAAGAGTGTGTAGCAGATAATCCGATTGCATAGGTGCTGTATGACAACATGGTTTCCCACCACTGCAGCTGATTCCTGATTTTTACTTTGCCATGATACAATATGCTTTGCAGCTGAGCTGATACCTCTGTGTAAGCCTTTTTCCCCCATCTCTGATGTGTTTGCCAGTCACATTGCTaatctgtgtatattttttttctttttggtgcagagattcatctgcttttctttcaaaaagtagATTTATTGACTTTGACTATGACATAAAGAGGCTTAAACtgtagaaatgttttcatttgcgGTGTGCAGTATTTTTTGTGCTTCAGTGCATTCTGGTTTAGCTTCCCTAAAGCTATCGCTTCTTATGTCATATCCTTGCCATTCATTGCATCCACCCGCTCTCCCCTTGATCATTGCCAGAACTctgattttttgtgtgttttactgTATTACAAATGTTTAACCCTGCTGGAGTTCCTTGCTCAGGCAAAATGCCCATCACTTCGACCGAGATATCTGCCTTCATCATGAAGTTCAGGACTGGGTGCACAGGGAGAAGTTCTGATTTGCTTACTCAGGCAAAATATTTACTGCAATCAGTTGTTTTCTGTAAATAAGAACTAGGAAAGGTCTTCAAGATTGTCCTTTTAATGGTATTTCTCTTCAGTCAGGGTGAAGACAGGGTGCAAAGACACCTTGTACAGGGTAGTGATGTACCCGTTCACTGCCTGGCCAAGAAATGCTGCTTTGGGGAGCCTGGTATTCTGGCCCAGCTAAGGAAGGTTAAATTACTTTGGCAGTCAGAATATCTTTTGATGCCACTATTACTGCTCATTGGCGTTACAGTAAGATGAATCTAGCTAGCTAAGTTCAGTGAAACTGATGACATCAGCTCACTGGCCATGTTTGTATACATTTTACAGTTTGCAAGTAAGTCACCAAACTTAGAAACATAAAGGGGTAAAACTACTGTAGTTgtagtttatttgtttttacctGCAGAGTTTAGATGGCAGTACCTTTTTTGACTAAATGTTAACATatgcaaatgttttaaataatggCCAATACTTTGATACAATTGTTCTAAAAAATGTATAGTCATCAGAGTCACAGTATGGCTCCATGgacttttaatgaaataattgaTAAGAGGAGATTCAGATTTGGCCCAGTGTTTGTTATGACAAGTTTTAGAAGAAGtcctaaaacattttttaacagaTCACTTCAGAAAGTTCTACTGTACTCTGCAGTATAAGTCTTCAAATTTTTCATACGATatacttcatatttttcatatGACAAAACATGCTGTCAATAACTTACAGGGCATGTATAAAAAAACTTAACCAGGTATTACTCCCTAAAAATACATGGCAGACTATGAGagtagcatttttcattttaaaataacttaggGTCTGATCTACAGTCACTGCAACACACCCAGCATTCTTTGACTTCAGTTACAGCTGAGGGTGGCTGGCCATTTTGAAGACTAGCTTTCCAAGATTGGAAACTGTTAGTAGCTCCACTGATTTACACATGCCAGTTTCATGACAGCAATAAGATTTTTGCCATTTGCCAAAGAGTAAACGTGAGAAGTTGGTACAGTCCAAAAAGTAGCCTCTTCTGACGCTTGAGACACCTCTCATATGTATTATTTCTTTAGTTTAGGCCGTgtgtaaaagaaaaatctgttataaaaaagataaagaaacGTATAAACATATATGTTCTAAATGTTAGCAATACCCAAAGATACTATTGATTGGACCTAATATTGCAGACCATACTAAAGGGAAACTAACACTGACTTCATAGTCGAGGAAAGCATGCCAATGAAGTGAGGGTTATATATGGTTTTACTGTTGTATACAGACCATGAAGATGAACAAGTCATATAAAGTCATCTCATTTCAGTGGTCACAGATTTACATGTGTACAACTCGCATTTTCACTGTAAAACCTCATGTATTGAGAGCAAACCAGGATTTAACACTTTAAAGCAGATTTCTAGGTGGATAGCCTTGCTGCATGCTTGcatctttttccctctcccttccatTATTCATACCAAGATGTTGTTCTAAGCCACATAACTGCCTGCCTGTAAGTGCTTTAAATAATTATGTTGTAAAACCCAAACAAACTACTTCAGGTTTACTTACAGCCACGAAGATGGAAAACCGTGTCCAGGAGGGCACACGCCCTTTCACAGCACAACCATTAGACACAAAGGAACACGAATTTTGGAAAGACAGTAAGACTGGTGAGCAACCTAAACATGATGCCTTAGTTCCACAGCCAGCAAAAACAGAGGCTATAGATAAAAAGGATTCACAGAGCAAAGACAAAATGCCTTCACCTCTATCAGAACAGATTTTGGAAACCGATTCACAAAAGAAAGGGGAAGCCAGTTTTGCAGAACCTGCTGCAAAACCTCCTGTTTCTCAAGAACAGAAAGATTTGTCATCTGAACTGCCTAAAGGgagcaaaacagaagaaaggactGCAGATGTGCCCTTGCCATCCAGCCAAGTAATCTCTATGAAACTTAAAGATGACCTTAAAGATGTCCAAGAGCTTGCCATCACCCATGGCGGAAGTTCTCTGTTGCCATCAGAACCCAAGGCAGATGCAGCCAAAAGTGAACTTCCTTCAGACTCATCTCCCTCTGTCCTGCAGAGGCTTCCGCCCGAAGACAgttccaaaacaaaacaggaaccCACTGATCAACTCTTTGCCAAAGATCTCACTAAAGATGAACAGATCCACAGAGACAAGACACCAGCTCTTCAAGGAGAAGTCTCAGCAGTAAGTGTAGATGGCCTGAAACCACCGAGCACACAGAAGATCCCTGCTTGGGGGGAGGAAAAGGACATGACTAAGGATGAGAGTGATGAGGAGGAAAGATATGACTTCTATGATAAAGGAGAGGCTCGAATACTAGACGATGGTAGATTTACCACAAAACCTGAAGAGAAGACACTTTCTCTAGACAAAGCAGACTTTCAAAAGGATAGTGAAGCTAAAAAGTTACCTGacattttcaaagctgaaaaAGACATAGACCAAAGGGGGCTACCCGCAACAATAGACACAAAAAAGGAGGTGCAGCCAACCACAGAGGTGCCCCTAGGCAAATTAAGCCAGGAACTGATCCTTGAGAAAACAACAGAGCACCCTGATACCACGCAATTATCTGGAACAGCGGAGAAGGCCCCTGAGGCACCAGGTTTAACCAGTGACAAGACTCCTACTCTAGAACCTCCTCAAGcaaaagatgttaaaaaagaCACCAAGGAGGATAAGATGAGTGTTTTGGATTCAGTTACTCATGAAATGACAATAGAAGAGGATCGATCGGGAATGTCAAAGTATTTTGAAACCTCTGCTCTGAAAGAGGAAGCAACCAAAGGAGACGTTCTGAAACAAGGCAGTGATTACTACGAGCTAAGTGACACCAAAGAGAGTGCGTATGAGCCTTATCAGGCAGATCATCTAATACCtgaaaacaaagaggaagaggaggaagaattaCAGACAGAAGTAGATCAGCAGCAGAGTGTACCTGGTCATGAAATAGGGTACAGTACCCTTGCTCAGAGCTTTCCACCAGACAAGTCTGAGGAACCAAGTTCCCCAACAGAAAGAATGTTCACTATTGACCCCAAGGTCTATGGGGATAAGAGAGAACTCCACAGTAAAAATAAAGATGACCTGACTCTGAGCAGGAGCTTGGGACTTGGGGGTAGATCTGCAATTGAACAGAGAAGTATGTCTATTAACCTGCCCATGTCCTGCTTGGATTCAATAGCTCTAGGATTTAGCTTTGGCCGTGCACATGATCTCTCTCCCCTTGCTTCAGATATTCTAACAAACACTAGTGGAAGCATGGATGAGGGTGACGACTACTTGCCAGCAACCACACcagcgttggagaaggctccctGCTTCCCCATTGATAGTAGAGATGAAGATGAACACACcgaagaggaaaaaacaatgcCTGAAGAAAATGTCCAGCCTGAGACCTTGGTTGAGTCACCTTTTCCAGCCAAAGACTATTACAAAAATGGTGCTGTAATGGCTCCTGATCTCCCTGAAATGTTAGACTTAGCAGGGACAAGATCTAGATTAGCTTCTGTGAGTGCAGATGCTGAGGTGGCGCAAAAGAAGTCAGTTCCTTCTGACACTGTTGTGGaagacagcagcacagccctgccacCTGTGACAGATGAAAACCACATAACGCTAAAAGCTGAAAGTCAGCTGGAAGACTTAGGCTACTGTGTTTTCAATAAGTACACAGTCCCACTCCCTTCTCCAGTTCAGGACAGTGAGAATTTAACAGGTGAAACCTGTCCATTTTATGAAGGCACCGATGAAAAACTGAGACGTGGCCTAGCTCCCGACCTGTCTTTAATAGAAGTGAAGCTGGCAGCAgctgaaaaatcaaaagaagagtTTCTCAGTGAAAAAGATTTGGGTCAGCATGCCACTGGTGAATCTGTTCTGGTGAGGGACTTtgagcaggagaaaaaagacAAGTTGGATACGGTGCTAGAAAAAAGTGAAGATCAAGTTGATTCTAAAGAGGTCTATCCCATTAAAGGTGCAGAGCCAGAGAAGACAAGACCTGAGGCAATCTTAGAAGTGAAAGAAGAAGGCACAGTTGATAAAGTTCATGTAACTGATGATGCTGTGTATGACAGAATATTAGCTACAGAGgtagcaaaagaaaaagatgctgtttctttgTTGATTGAGAAGGAGAAGACTCTTAGTGTTGTTCCTGAAATGGCTGAGATAGACACTCCAATAAAACCAGATTATAATGCTATAAAGCACGATTTGGAAGTggctgcaaggagagcagaccAAGAATATCAGAGTCAATTAGATACTAAGATCCGTGAGGTTGTTTCTCCCCCTCCAGGGCAGGACAAAGCCTCTGTTAAAAGAGCAGAGCCTGAACCTCAAGAAACCCCGCAGAAAGATCAGACCGCTTTGTCCAGAGAAACAAAGGATGCAGATATACCTTCCAAGACTGAGCTTAGTCATTTGAAGGACAACACCAAACTGACTGAAACAGAAATTAAGGAGAAGGTAACTAAGCCCGATCTGGTACATCAAGAAGCAGTTGATAAAGAGGAATCATACGAATCTAGTGGAGAGCATGATCAAGCCCAAGAAGGTTTGAATGGAGAATCCTTGAAACCAGAGGATATCAAAGGAGAACCTCCAAAACCTCCTGTGTCAGGGGAAGACACTCCTGCAGAGTTACCAGCAAAGGAGCCCTCCGTGGAGCTCCCCCTTCCGAAAGCTGAGCCTCTGCAAGAAGAGACTGCTGATGTTCAGATGGAGAGCATACCACAGCCTGCAGAGGGAATTGAAAAGATTCCAGATGCAGCTGTGAAACCCATGGAAATCCAAAAGCTGCTGCCATGTGAAGTGCCAGCCGAGGCCACAGAAAGGGAAGAACATGAGGAAGAAGAGGTAGAAGgaggacaagaagaaaaagaagaggataaACAGCAACTTATATCAGAAGTGCCCCCAGAAGTAGACTTAGGGAAGCCTACCAGCGAAGAAATGCCAGCCAAGGTTGGCCCAGAAGCACTACTTGAACTGAAAGGCATTATTGAATCTGTGGTGACAGTAGAGGACGACTTTATCACGGTGGTGCAGACAACAGTTGATGAGGGTGAATCGGCTTCTCACAGCGTGAGGTTTGCTGCTACCCAGGAAGACATGGAAACAGGGGACTCCCAGGCTGAAGAGGAGCTGGAGATAGAGGAAGTGGCTGACATTCATGCTGAGCCCAAGGAGGGCTCCCCAGAAGCACCTGCTACACCTGAGAGAGAAGAAATCCTGCTCACTGACTACAAGACAGAGACGTGTGATGATTACAAAGATGAAACAACTATCGATGACTCCATCATGGACACGGACAGTCTCTGGGCGGATACTCAAGGTGTGCATTatcctttttgttttgtctgttaaatatttttgcttccaaATCATAATGatcaaaaagcaaaattattgtaATAGTAACAGTAATCTCaatgtatttcagaaatgtgaaatagcctgccttttttttattaaatcatcTACTCTGTCTTCAACTATTTTTACCCCGCTCCTCCACAGTATTGTTAACATTTGTTACTAATCTTTTGTTTGTTGTTATAATTTGCTCTGATCCTACAGATGATGATAGGAGCATCATGACTGAACAGTTAGAGACTGTTCCTaaagaggagaaggcagagagagaatTGCGAAGATCATCTCTCGATAAGCATAAAAAAGAGAAACCTTTTAAAACTGGGCGAGGCAGGATTTCTACTCCTGAAAGGAAAATAGCTAAAAAGGAACCTAGCACACTCTCCAGAGATgaagtgagaaggaaaaaaggttcATTTAACACTCCCTATtacaatatatattatatatatatatattttgtactaCTGTGCAGTACTATCAGGTTACTCTGTTGTAGAAGATGTGTATCTTAATAGTATTAACTGCAGTGCTTTTTAACTAGACATTGTACAATTATATGAAAAGCTATGTGCAAGGCTCACTG
It includes:
- the MAP2 gene encoding microtubule-associated protein 2 isoform X22; amino-acid sequence: MAEERKDEAKAPHWTSSQLTEASSHPHSPELKDQGGAGAGLVRSANGFPYREDEEPGLGGQEQQGTYSRTKENGINGELSAGDRETAEEVSARIVQVVTAEAVAVLKGEQEKEAQHKDQPGPLPLAVEESANLPPSPPPSPAAEQTGTLEEATKMENRVQEGTRPFTAQPLDTKEHEFWKDSKTGEQPKHDALVPQPAKTEAIDKKDSQSKDKMPSPLSEQILETDSQKKGEASFAEPAAKPPVSQEQKDLSSELPKGSKTEERTADVPLPSSQVISMKLKDDLKDVQELAITHGGSSLLPSEPKADAAKSELPSDSSPSVLQRLPPEDSSKTKQEPTDQLFAKDLTKDEQIHRDKTPALQGEVSAVSVDGLKPPSTQKIPAWGEEKDMTKDESDEEERYDFYDKGEARILDDGRFTTKPEEKTLSLDKADFQKDSEAKKLPDIFKAEKDIDQRGLPATIDTKKEVQPTTEVPLGKLSQELILEKTTEHPDTTQLSGTAEKAPEAPGLTSDKTPTLEPPQAKDVKKDTKEDKMSVLDSVTHEMTIEEDRSGMSKYFETSALKEEATKGDVLKQGSDYYELSDTKESAYEPYQADHLIPENKEEEEEELQTEVDQQQSVPGHEIGYSTLAQSFPPDKSEEPSSPTERMFTIDPKVYGDKRELHSKNKDDLTLSRSLGLGGRSAIEQRSMSINLPMSCLDSIALGFSFGRAHDLSPLASDILTNTSGSMDEGDDYLPATTPALEKAPCFPIDSRDEDEHTEEEKTMPEENVQPETLVESPFPAKDYYKNGAVMAPDLPEMLDLAGTRSRLASVSADAEVAQKKSVPSDTVVEDSSTALPPVTDENHITLKAESQLEDLGYCVFNKYTVPLPSPVQDSENLTGETCPFYEGTDEKLRRGLAPDLSLIEVKLAAAEKSKEEFLSEKDLGQHATGESVLVRDFEQEKKDKLDTVLEKSEDQVDSKEVYPIKGAEPEKTRPEAILEVKEEGTVDKVHVTDDAVYDRILATEVAKEKDAVSLLIEKEKTLSVVPEMAEIDTPIKPDYNAIKHDLEVAARRADQEYQSQLDTKIREVVSPPPGQDKASVKRAEPEPQETPQKDQTALSRETKDADIPSKTELSHLKDNTKLTETEIKEKVTKPDLVHQEAVDKEESYESSGEHDQAQEGLNGESLKPEDIKGEPPKPPVSGEDTPAELPAKEPSVELPLPKAEPLQEETADVQMESIPQPAEGIEKIPDAAVKPMEIQKLLPCEVPAEATEREEHEEEEVEGGQEEKEEDKQQLISEVPPEVDLGKPTSEEMPAKVGPEALLELKGIIESVVTVEDDFITVVQTTVDEGESASHSVRFAATQEDMETGDSQAEEELEIEEVADIHAEPKEGSPEAPATPEREEILLTDYKTETCDDYKDETTIDDSIMDTDSLWADTQDDDRSIMTEQLETVPKEEKAERELRRSSLDKHKKEKPFKTGRGRISTPERKIAKKEPSTLSRDEVRRKKVYKKAELAKKTEVQAHSPSRKIILKPAIKYTRPTHLSCVKRKQTAAGGETNQAPGVFKQAKEKLSDGVSKSPEKRSSLPRPSSILPPRRGLSGDRDREENSLSLTTSLSSSVRRTTRSEPIRSRTGKSGTSTPTTPGSTAITPGTPPSYSSRTPGTPGTPSYSRTPHTPGTPKSAILVPTEKKVAIIRTPPKSPATPKQLRVINQPLPDLKNVRSKIGSTDNIKYQPKGGQVQIVTKKIDLSHVTSKCGSLKNIHHKPGGGRVKIESVKLDFKEKAQAKVGSLENAHHVPGGGNVKIDSQKLNFREHAKARVDHGAEIITQSPGRSSVASPRRLSNVSSSGSINLLESPQLATLAEDVTAALAKQGL
- the MAP2 gene encoding microtubule-associated protein 2 isoform X21; this translates as MAEERKDEAKAPHWTSSQLTEASSHPHSPELKDQGGAGAGLVRSANGFPYREDEEPGLGGQEQQGTYSRTKENGINGELSAGDRETAEEVSARIVQVVTAEAVAVLKGEQEKEAQHKDQPGPLPLVEESANLPPSPPPSPAAEQTGTLEEATKMENRVQEGTRPFTAQPLDTKEHEFWKDSKTGEQPKHDALVPQPAKTEAIDKKDSQSKDKMPSPLSEQILETDSQKKGEASFAEPAAKPPVSQEQKDLSSELPKGSKTEERTADVPLPSSQVISMKLKDDLKDVQELAITHGGSSLLPSEPKADAAKSELPSDSSPSVLQRLPPEDSSKTKQEPTDQLFAKDLTKDEQIHRDKTPALQGEVSAVSVDGLKPPSTQKIPAWGEEKDMTKDESDEEERYDFYDKGEARILDDGRFTTKPEEKTLSLDKADFQKDSEAKKLPDIFKAEKDIDQRGLPATIDTKKEVQPTTEVPLGKLSQELILEKTTEHPDTTQLSGTAEKAPEAPGLTSDKTPTLEPPQAKDVKKDTKEDKMSVLDSVTHEMTIEEDRSGMSKYFETSALKEEATKGDVLKQGSDYYELSDTKESAYEPYQADHLIPENKEEEEEELQTEVDQQQSVPGHEIGYSTLAQSFPPDKSEEPSSPTERMFTIDPKVYGDKRELHSKNKDDLTLSRSLGLGGRSAIEQRSMSINLPMSCLDSIALGFSFGRAHDLSPLASDILTNTSGSMDEGDDYLPATTPALEKAPCFPIDSRDEDEHTEEEKTMPEENVQPETLVESPFPAKDYYKNGAVMAPDLPEMLDLAGTRSRLASVSADAEVAQKKSVPSDTVVEDSSTALPPVTDENHITLKAESQLEDLGYCVFNKYTVPLPSPVQDSENLTGETCPFYEGTDEKLRRGLAPDLSLIEVKLAAAEKSKEEFLSEKDLGQHATGESVLVRDFEQEKKDKLDTVLEKSEDQVDSKEVYPIKGAEPEKTRPEAILEVKEEGTVDKVHVTDDAVYDRILATEVAKEKDAVSLLIEKEKTLSVVPEMAEIDTPIKPDYNAIKHDLEVAARRADQEYQSQLDTKIREVVSPPPGQDKASVKRAEPEPQETPQKDQTALSRETKDADIPSKTELSHLKDNTKLTETEIKEKVTKPDLVHQEAVDKEESYESSGEHDQAQEGLNGESLKPEDIKGEPPKPPVSGEDTPAELPAKEPSVELPLPKAEPLQEETADVQMESIPQPAEGIEKIPDAAVKPMEIQKLLPCEVPAEATEREEHEEEEVEGGQEEKEEDKQQLISEVPPEVDLGKPTSEEMPAKVGPEALLELKGIIESVVTVEDDFITVVQTTVDEGESASHSVRFAATQEDMETGDSQAEEELEIEEVADIHAEPKEGSPEAPATPEREEILLTDYKTETCDDYKDETTIDDSIMDTDSLWADTQDDDRSIMTEQLETVPKEEKAERELRRSSLDKHKKEKPFKTGRGRISTPERKIAKKEPSTLSRDEVRRKKAVYKKAELAKKTEVQAHSPSRKIILKPAIKYTRPTHLSCVKRKQTAAGGETNQAPGVFKQAKEKLSDGVSKSPEKRSSLPRPSSILPPRRGLSGDRDREENSLSLTTSLSSSVRRTTRSEPIRSRTGKSGTSTPTTPGSTAITPGTPPSYSSRTPGTPGTPSYSRTPHTPGTPKSAILVPTEKKVAIIRTPPKSPATPKQLRVINQPLPDLKNVRSKIGSTDNIKYQPKGGQVQIVTKKIDLSHVTSKCGSLKNIHHKPGGGRVKIESVKLDFKEKAQAKVGSLENAHHVPGGGNVKIDSQKLNFREHAKARVDHGAEIITQSPGRSSVASPRRLSNVSSSGSINLLESPQLATLAEDVTAALAKQGL
- the MAP2 gene encoding microtubule-associated protein 2 isoform X10, which codes for MAEERKDEAKAPHWTSSQLTEASSHPHSPELKDQGGAGAGLVRSANGFPYREDEEPGLGGQEQQGTYSRTKENGINGELSAGDRETAEEVSARIVQVVTAEAVAVLKGEQEKEAQHKDQPGPLPLAVEESANLPPSPPPSPAAEQTGTLEEATKMENRVQEGTRPFTAQPLDTKEHEFWKDSKTGEQPKHDALVPQPAKTEAIDKKDSQSKDKMPSPLSEQILETDSQKKGEASFAEPAAKPPVSQEQKDLSSELPKGSKTEERTADVPLPSSQVISMKLKDDLKDVQELAITHGGSSLLPSEPKADAAKSELPSDSSPSVLQRLPPEDSSKTKQEPTDQLFAKDLTKDEQIHRDKTPALQGEVSAVSVDGLKPPSTQKIPAWGEEKDMTKDESDEEERYDFYDKGEARILDDGRFTTKPEEKTLSLDKADFQKDSEAKKLPDIFKAEKDIDQRGLPATIDTKKEVQPTTEVPLGKLSQELILEKTTEHPDTTQLSGTAEKAPEAPGLTSDKTPTLEPPQAKDVKKDTKEDKMSVLDSVTHEMTIEEDRSGMSKYFETSALKEEATKGDVLKQGSDYYELSDTKESAYEPYQADHLIPENKEEEEEELQTEVDQQQSVPGHEIGYSTLAQSFPPDKSEEPSSPTERMFTIDPKVYGDKRELHSKNKDDLTLSRSLGLGGRSAIEQRSMSINLPMSCLDSIALGFSFGRAHDLSPLASDILTNTSGSMDEGDDYLPATTPALEKAPCFPIDSRDEDEHTEEEKTMPEENVQPETLVESPFPAKDYYKNGAVMAPDLPEMLDLAGTRSRLASVSADAEVAQKKSVPSDTVVEDSSTALPPVTDENHITLKAESQLEDLGYCVFNKYTVPLPSPVQDSENLTGETCPFYEGTDEKLRRGLAPDLSLIEVKLAAAEKSKEEFLSEKDLGQHATGESVLVRDFEQEKKDKLDTVLEKSEDQVDSKEVYPIKGAEPEKTRPEAILEVKEEGTVDKVHVTDDAVYDRILATEVAKEKDAVSLLIEKEKTLSVVPEMAEIDTPIKPDYNAIKHDLEVAARRADQEYQSQLDTKIREVVSPPPGQDKASVKRAEPEPQETPQKDQTALSRETKDADIPSKTELSHLKDNTKLTETEIKEKVTKPDLVHQEAVDKEESYESSGEHDQAQEGLNGESLKPEDIKGEPPKPPVSGEDTPAELPAKEPSVELPLPKAEPLQEETADVQMESIPQPAEGIEKIPDAAVKPMEIQKLLPCEVPAEATEREEHEEEEVEGGQEEKEEDKQQLISEVPPEVDLGKPTSEEMPAKVGPEALLELKGIIESVVTVEDDFITVVQTTVDEGESASHSVRFAATQEDMETGDSQAEEELEIEEVADIHAEPKEGSPEAPATPEREEILLTDYKTETCDDYKDETTIDDSIMDTDSLWADTQDDDRSIMTEQLETVPKEEKAERELRRSSLDKHKKEKPFKTGRGRISTPERKIAKKEPSTLSRDEVRRKKAVYKKAELAKKTEVQAHSPSRKIILKPAIKYTRPTHLSCVKRKQTAAGGETNQAPGVFKQAKEKLSTASLSKIPASKSRAKSLLPPRPSSACSLTTKRATFLDTDSYYVRPSSAGPRDCLPNSKSDAKDGVSKSPEKRSSLPRPSSILPPRRGLSGDRDREENSLSLTTSLSSSVRRTTRSEPIRSRTGKSGTSTPTTPGSTAITPGTPPSYSSRTPGTPGTPSYSRTPHTPGTPKSAILVPTEKKVAIIRTPPKSPATPKQLRVINQPLPDLKNVRSKIGSTDNIKYQPKGGQVRILNKKIDFSDIQSRCGSRDNIKHSAGGGNVQIVTKKIDLSHVTSKCGSLKNIHHKPGGGRVKIESVKLDFKEKAQAKVGSLENAHHVPGGGNVKIDSQKLNFREHAKARVDHGAEIITQSPGRSSVASPRRLSNVSSSGSINLLESPQLATLAEDVTAALAKQGL
- the MAP2 gene encoding microtubule-associated protein 2 isoform X11; its protein translation is MAEERKDEAKAPHWTSSQLTEASSHPHSPELKDQGGAGAGLVRSANGFPYREDEEPGLGGQEQQGTYSRTKENGINGELSAGDRETAEEVSARIVQVVTAEAVAVLKGEQEKEAQHKDQPGPLPLVEESANLPPSPPPSPAAEQTGTLEEATKMENRVQEGTRPFTAQPLDTKEHEFWKDSKTGEQPKHDALVPQPAKTEAIDKKDSQSKDKMPSPLSEQILETDSQKKGEASFAEPAAKPPVSQEQKDLSSELPKGSKTEERTADVPLPSSQVISMKLKDDLKDVQELAITHGGSSLLPSEPKADAAKSELPSDSSPSVLQRLPPEDSSKTKQEPTDQLFAKDLTKDEQIHRDKTPALQGEVSAVSVDGLKPPSTQKIPAWGEEKDMTKDESDEEERYDFYDKGEARILDDGRFTTKPEEKTLSLDKADFQKDSEAKKLPDIFKAEKDIDQRGLPATIDTKKEVQPTTEVPLGKLSQELILEKTTEHPDTTQLSGTAEKAPEAPGLTSDKTPTLEPPQAKDVKKDTKEDKMSVLDSVTHEMTIEEDRSGMSKYFETSALKEEATKGDVLKQGSDYYELSDTKESAYEPYQADHLIPENKEEEEEELQTEVDQQQSVPGHEIGYSTLAQSFPPDKSEEPSSPTERMFTIDPKVYGDKRELHSKNKDDLTLSRSLGLGGRSAIEQRSMSINLPMSCLDSIALGFSFGRAHDLSPLASDILTNTSGSMDEGDDYLPATTPALEKAPCFPIDSRDEDEHTEEEKTMPEENVQPETLVESPFPAKDYYKNGAVMAPDLPEMLDLAGTRSRLASVSADAEVAQKKSVPSDTVVEDSSTALPPVTDENHITLKAESQLEDLGYCVFNKYTVPLPSPVQDSENLTGETCPFYEGTDEKLRRGLAPDLSLIEVKLAAAEKSKEEFLSEKDLGQHATGESVLVRDFEQEKKDKLDTVLEKSEDQVDSKEVYPIKGAEPEKTRPEAILEVKEEGTVDKVHVTDDAVYDRILATEVAKEKDAVSLLIEKEKTLSVVPEMAEIDTPIKPDYNAIKHDLEVAARRADQEYQSQLDTKIREVVSPPPGQDKASVKRAEPEPQETPQKDQTALSRETKDADIPSKTELSHLKDNTKLTETEIKEKVTKPDLVHQEAVDKEESYESSGEHDQAQEGLNGESLKPEDIKGEPPKPPVSGEDTPAELPAKEPSVELPLPKAEPLQEETADVQMESIPQPAEGIEKIPDAAVKPMEIQKLLPCEVPAEATEREEHEEEEVEGGQEEKEEDKQQLISEVPPEVDLGKPTSEEMPAKVGPEALLELKGIIESVVTVEDDFITVVQTTVDEGESASHSVRFAATQEDMETGDSQAEEELEIEEVADIHAEPKEGSPEAPATPEREEILLTDYKTETCDDYKDETTIDDSIMDTDSLWADTQDDDRSIMTEQLETVPKEEKAERELRRSSLDKHKKEKPFKTGRGRISTPERKIAKKEPSTLSRDEVRRKKAVYKKAELAKKTEVQAHSPSRKIILKPAIKYTRPTHLSCVKRKQTAAGGETNQAPGVFKQAKEKLSTASLSKIPASKSRAKSLLPPRPSSACSLTTKRATFLDTDSYYVRPSSAGPRDCLPNSKSDAKDGVSKSPEKRSSLPRPSSILPPRRGLSGDRDREENSLSLTTSLSSSVRRTTRSEPIRSRTGKSGTSTPTTPGSTAITPGTPPSYSSRTPGTPGTPSYSRTPHTPGTPKSAILVPTEKKVAIIRTPPKSPATPKQLRVINQPLPDLKNVRSKIGSTDNIKYQPKGGQVRILNKKIDFSDIQSRCGSRDNIKHSAGGGNVQIVTKKIDLSHVTSKCGSLKNIHHKPGGGRVKIESVKLDFKEKAQAKVGSLENAHHVPGGGNVKIDSQKLNFREHAKARVDHGAEIITQSPGRSSVASPRRLSNVSSSGSINLLESPQLATLAEDVTAALAKQGL